From the Anaerolineales bacterium genome, one window contains:
- a CDS encoding glycerol-3-phosphate acyltransferase: MEAKLVLSLVSSYLIGSIPFTQILARWVKGIDLRQVGSRNVGGRNLSRQLGVAWGLLGGALDVAKGAAALWLAEVLGVDYPERLLNGMAVVAGHNWPVWLRFHGGKGLLAALGAISYIVFPEGFWSFVVGMAILLPTRNILYTSTAGFASMLVVAARQNRPAEIVYFIIATWGVVFLASLPDVIKTLRTPGALKAYLHEPDAVYRQSTQKRKKP, from the coding sequence ATGGAAGCCAAGCTTGTCCTTTCGCTCGTCTCCAGCTATCTGATCGGTTCCATCCCCTTTACACAAATCCTGGCCCGCTGGGTCAAGGGTATAGACCTGCGCCAGGTGGGCAGCCGCAATGTGGGCGGGCGCAACCTGTCACGCCAACTGGGCGTGGCTTGGGGGCTGCTGGGCGGCGCTCTGGACGTGGCTAAGGGCGCCGCAGCGCTGTGGCTGGCCGAAGTGCTTGGTGTAGACTACCCTGAGCGGCTGCTCAACGGTATGGCCGTGGTGGCGGGCCACAACTGGCCGGTGTGGCTGCGCTTCCACGGCGGCAAAGGCCTGCTGGCCGCCCTGGGGGCGATCAGCTACATCGTCTTCCCGGAGGGCTTTTGGAGCTTTGTAGTGGGCATGGCGATCTTGCTGCCTACCCGCAACATCCTTTACACCAGCACGGCCGGCTTTGCCAGCATGCTGGTGGTGGCCGCGCGGCAAAACCGCCCTGCCGAGATCGTATACTTTATTATCGCCACTTGGGGGGTGGTATTTCTGGCCAGCCTGCCGGATGTGATCAAGACCTTACGCACTCCGGGCGCCCTCAAGGCTTACCTGCATGAACCTGACGCTGTATATCGGCAAAGCACCCAAAAACGCAAGAAACCCTAA
- a CDS encoding class I SAM-dependent methyltransferase, giving the protein MSLSPDLAERRYQQQAGWTEPLRRHLFVRAGLAHAQRVLEVGCGPGAVLRSLPATRAAIHGLDIDRPALQRARSVCAADLTCGDALHLPYADNSFDLSFFHYVLLWLPDPVQALREAARITRRGGTVLAFAEPDYTARAAPSSALQTVNQLQVQALRQQGADPGFGGQLAASFAAAGLPPAESGRLQSDPAAGENPLEAEVLQADLAGLLPAADLAALLAALQAQPTAEVPTYFAWARLA; this is encoded by the coding sequence ATGTCCCTGTCCCCTGACCTGGCTGAGCGCCGTTACCAGCAGCAAGCCGGCTGGACCGAGCCGCTGCGCCGCCACCTGTTCGTCCGCGCCGGGCTGGCCCATGCCCAACGCGTGCTGGAGGTAGGTTGCGGCCCCGGCGCCGTGCTGCGCAGTCTGCCCGCCACTCGCGCAGCCATCCACGGCTTGGATATTGACCGCCCTGCCCTGCAACGGGCGCGAAGTGTCTGCGCGGCGGACTTGACTTGCGGCGATGCCCTGCACCTGCCCTACGCGGACAACAGCTTCGATCTGAGCTTCTTCCATTATGTGCTGCTTTGGCTGCCTGACCCGGTGCAAGCTCTGCGGGAAGCCGCCCGAATCACGCGGCGCGGCGGGACAGTCCTGGCCTTTGCCGAGCCAGACTACACTGCCCGCGCCGCGCCAAGCAGCGCCTTGCAAACAGTCAATCAGTTGCAAGTCCAGGCTCTGCGCCAGCAAGGAGCCGACCCTGGTTTTGGCGGGCAACTGGCCGCCAGTTTTGCCGCGGCCGGCCTGCCGCCCGCGGAAAGCGGCCGGCTGCAAAGCGATCCGGCCGCGGGGGAGAACCCGCTGGAAGCCGAGGTACTGCAAGCGGACCTGGCCGGGCTGCTGCCCGCAGCAGACTTGGCCGCGCTGCTGGCCGCACTCCAAGCCCAACCTACGGCGGAGGTGCCTACCTACTTCGCCTGGGCGCGCCTTGCCTGA